In Pirellula sp. SH-Sr6A, the DNA window ACTCGGTGCAGGTGGTGGTTATGCGGACGCAAAGAGTCCGAGCTGGAGCTCGACATCGGCCAATTCGACGGTGTCCAAAGCGATCCCGTCTGGTGCATTCTCAAACTGAATAGCGGTGCAGAGCGTCTCCGATCGAATGAACTCTTCGTTCTCTCGAACGGCCTCGGTGATGGTCGGCGTGCTGCCCACGATCCAAATAGCAATGCGATCGGTAAAGTTACAGTCCCGCTTTTTGCGAAGGTCTTGAATCAGACGGACAGCGTCTTTGGCAATCCCTCGTCGGATGAGTGCATCGGTTAGTTCCGTGTTGAGCGCCACGACGGCAAACTTGCCTTGCGCTGCGGCCCAACCCTCTTTCGCCTGCATCCGCACTTGAATCTCTTCACCGTCGAGTTCGAGGGTGCGATTCTCAAGCTCGATCGTAATCTTTCCTTCGCGGGTCAGTTCATCCAGCAGTTCAGCCCCGGAAGCATTCCCGAGAGCTTGCTTTAGCTTTGGCAAAAGCGGACCAACCTTAGGCCCTAGCTTTCGGAAATTGGGGTGAACTTGATATTCCACAAACGGGCTTGCGCCGCTGGCGTAATGAATCTCGTCGACATTGAGTTCTTCGCGAACGATGTCGTCGTGCATCTTCAGCCAGTCGATTTGAGAATCGTCTGCCAGCGAAACTTCGACCCGTTGCAACGGTTGTCGCACCTTGAGCTTCGAATCCATCCGCGCTGAACGCCCAAGGGAAGCGATTTCGCGAAGCAAACTCATCCGCTGGTTCAAAACGGCATCCGGTTCGCTGAAGTCACCCGTGGGGTAATCGCACAAGTGAACGCTCTCGCGAACCTGCTGGAGATCTCCCTTGAGATTCTGCCAGAGGGTTTCGGCGAGGAAAGGAGTGAAAGGAGCGATCAGCTTGGTGATCACCACAAACGACTCATAGAGAGTCCAGTAAGCATCCAGCTTGTCTACGGATTGCTTGTCGGGAGCCCAATAACGCGACCGACTTCGGCGTATAAACCAATTGCTCATCGCATCGACGAGAGCGTGGAGGGACTGGCAAGCTCCGTAGCTGTCGTACCGATCCATTCGCTCCGCGACATCTCGACAGGTCGACGCCAACTCGCTCATCATCCAGCGATCCAACTCGCTTCGTTCTGAAATCGGGCGGTAGGTTTTGGCTTGAGCAAGCTCCGCGCTGGAGAGTTGATCCAGCGTACCGGTGATTTCGGATGGACCCGCGAAACCATCGATCTCGGCGTAAATGGAGAAGAAGCTGAAGGAGTTCCAGAGCCGCAGGATGAACTCCGAAATGCTATCCCGGATCGCTCGCTCGCTGTACAGGATCGAATTCCAGGGGGCTTGGTTGGCAAAAAGGTACCAACGGAGCGCGTCGGCACCATATTTGTCAAAGATTTCCTGCGGGCTTCGGTAGTTGCGAAGCTGCTTCGACATCTTGCCCGTCTTGACCGTGTAGTCCGATCCGCAAGCGGCCTTAGCCTCTTCTTCGGTCAGGAATCGCTGTTTGCCATCTTTGCTTTCGTACCACTCCGCCAGCATCAGCCCTAGAACGATGCAGTTCTTAAACGGATGTGGGTAGGATCGTGGCTCACAACCGGTCGGGGCGATCAGCTCTGCCGTATTCTCAGCCGTCTCCTTGTCCGATCGTCCGAAGAGCATCGTGCTAATAGCCAGCTGGCTATAGAACCAACCCCGCGTTTGATCGATCGCTTCGCTGATGAAGTCCGCAGGGAATTGCGATGCGAAGGTTTCTCGGTTTTGATGAGGGTAACCCCACTGCGCGAACGGCATTGCGCCGCTGTCATACCAGCAATCGATCACTTCCGTGACCCGCCGCATTCGGGCGCCGGTCTCGAATGGCGAATCGTAGGTGATCGCGTCGATGTAAGGTTTGTGTACTTTGAGGTCTTCCACCAAGCTCGGGTTGGCTTGCTTCGCTTGAGCCCAGACTTCCGTTCCCGTCACGCCGGGCTTTTGAAGTAATTCCTCATAACTTCCCATCGCCTCCATCTGCCCCGTCCGTTCGCAAACCCAGATGGGGAGGGGAGTACCCCAATAGCGCTCGCGCGATAGAGCCCAGTCGACGTTGGATTCGAGGAAGTTCCCGAATCGCCCCGGACCGATATGCTCAGGCAGCCAACCGATTTGGCGGTTGTTCTCGAGCATCGCGTCGCGGTAGTCGGTAGTGCGAATGAACCAGCTTTCACGCGGGTATTGGATCAAGGGATCTTCAGCGGCTCGCCAACAAAACGGATAGTCGTGCAAGTACTGTTCTTGGTGCCAAAGTTTTCCCGCCTCCTTGAGAGTGCGCTGAAGCGGTTTGTCCGCATCCTTTACCCACACCCCTTGATGGTCTGGGAAATCGGAGGTGAATTTGCCATCGGGACCTACCGCGCAGAGCAGGGGAGGCGTGTTGGATTCGGTAAACCGGGCCCGTTCGTTTGCGAGGACTTCGTAGTCGACTTCACCGAACGCAGGAGCAAGGTGTACGAGGCCTGTTCCAGAATCGATGGTCACAAAATCGGCCGCCACGACGCGCCAGCACGGGCGCTGCGTCCCACCCGTCTTGAGTGAACACTCCGTTGAGCCTAAGTTTTTCGAGTAGCAGTCGAAGGGAGGCTGGTAGTGCAGTCCGACCAACTCGGAGCCTCGGACTGTTTTCGATACGGCAAGCTTTCGTTTCGTTTTCTCCGCAAGGGAATCCACGAGCGCCGCTGCTAGGA includes these proteins:
- the ileS gene encoding isoleucine--tRNA ligase, translating into MFRAVKQDTKFPQLEEDILAFWKSHRTYEKSLELRKDGTPFVFFEGPPTANGLPHPGHCLTRAIKDLFPRYRTMRGYRCDRKAGWDTHGLPVEVEVCKELGIHGKDEIEQFGIEGFIQKCQQSVWKYMQEWERVTERLGFWIDLSQAYVTYHQSFIESVWWSLKTLFDRGLLYRGHKIVWWWAQGGTALSSGEVGQGYRQVADPSVYVRFPLEGTPNTSLVVWTTTPWTLPSNQFAAVHPDLEYAYCTDEESGETVVLAAALVDSLAEKTKRKLAVSKTVRGSELVGLHYQPPFDCYSKNLGSTECSLKTGGTQRPCWRVVAADFVTIDSGTGLVHLAPAFGEVDYEVLANERARFTESNTPPLLCAVGPDGKFTSDFPDHQGVWVKDADKPLQRTLKEAGKLWHQEQYLHDYPFCWRAAEDPLIQYPRESWFIRTTDYRDAMLENNRQIGWLPEHIGPGRFGNFLESNVDWALSRERYWGTPLPIWVCERTGQMEAMGSYEELLQKPGVTGTEVWAQAKQANPSLVEDLKVHKPYIDAITYDSPFETGARMRRVTEVIDCWYDSGAMPFAQWGYPHQNRETFASQFPADFISEAIDQTRGWFYSQLAISTMLFGRSDKETAENTAELIAPTGCEPRSYPHPFKNCIVLGLMLAEWYESKDGKQRFLTEEEAKAACGSDYTVKTGKMSKQLRNYRSPQEIFDKYGADALRWYLFANQAPWNSILYSERAIRDSISEFILRLWNSFSFFSIYAEIDGFAGPSEITGTLDQLSSAELAQAKTYRPISERSELDRWMMSELASTCRDVAERMDRYDSYGACQSLHALVDAMSNWFIRRSRSRYWAPDKQSVDKLDAYWTLYESFVVITKLIAPFTPFLAETLWQNLKGDLQQVRESVHLCDYPTGDFSEPDAVLNQRMSLLREIASLGRSARMDSKLKVRQPLQRVEVSLADDSQIDWLKMHDDIVREELNVDEIHYASGASPFVEYQVHPNFRKLGPKVGPLLPKLKQALGNASGAELLDELTREGKITIELENRTLELDGEEIQVRMQAKEGWAAAQGKFAVVALNTELTDALIRRGIAKDAVRLIQDLRKKRDCNFTDRIAIWIVGSTPTITEAVRENEEFIRSETLCTAIQFENAPDGIALDTVELADVELQLGLFASA